In Chryseobacterium scophthalmum, the genomic stretch GTTCCGGCTTGAGGACCATTCGCTTTTATTGTTTTTGTTTCTTCAAAAACTGCAGAATCAGCTTCTTTTATTCTTTCCCTTGAAACAGTATTGTGAGCCAAATCCTGAATAATATTGGTAAATTTTTCTTTTTTAACCTCCGATTTTTTATTGTCAACCTTTGTATAATGATTGTTGATCGAGTATTCTGCATTTCCAATGATCGAAATGCTTTGAATGGTGTCTTTGCCAACTACATTATGAAAAACAAAAGGATTGGATGGATCAGATTTTCCTGTAATCAATATTTCCCCGGATATTTCGTTTTTCTTTTCTTTTAACAATGCATCAACAGAGGTATTTTGAGCTGATTGTATATTTTTAACACTTACAGAATCTACTTTTACTTGTTCCGTTTCTTTTTTGTTTTCTTGATAAGTCGTTGTCATTTTATGTTTACTTCGGCAACACAATATGAGGCCACTGAATAAAATCAGCAGCAGAATTTTTGCTTTCATGAGCTTTATTTTTTTGAAATTATTAGGTTAAGAGACCAGAAACTGGAAGAGAGGATTTATTGTTTTTATAAAAAAATCCCCAAGTTTTTCATTTTTTTTAATAGTGACTTCATTCAAAATCTATTTAAACTTTTATAAAATAATATTTTGTTGGAAACGCAAAGGCGCAAATTCTTTATCTTTTTTAGTTTTTAAGGCGCAAAACACTTCGACTTCGCTCAGTGTGACTAAAAAATTTCGAAAAGGATTTAAAAATAAAACAATTAAAATTTTATCGCAGATAAAATCCTTGCGCCCTAAAACAGTTTATACTATAAATTGCGCCTTTGCGATTACCAACTATTAAAATTTAAACAAGCTTTCAATGTATTTGCTGTCTCTGCAAATTATAGGCTAAAACCATCCAACCTCGCTCTTCCAGCTTATTTTACGTAAATATTTTGTCTTCTTTCACGTATTCTTTTTTGATACTTTCTAAAAGCATCTCTACACTTACTTTGTAATCAGGAGCTTTCGATGCGATTGTTTTTAAACTAACATCTTGTATGACATTCATAATATTAGAACCGGTAAGTTCGTATCTTTTGGCAATTTGGTTTAAATTAATCTCTTCAAGCTGAAGTTGTTCCGGTAAATTTTGTTGCCAGATACGCAGTCGCTCTTCATGTTTTGGATTATTAAATTTGATGCAGCTGTGAAAACGTCTCGTAAAGGCTTTATCCATATTATTTTTAAAGTTGGATGCCAAAATAATAAGCCCTGAAAATGTTTCTATTCGCTGTAACAGGTAAGAAACTTCCTGGTTCGCATATTTATCATGAGCATCTTTTACAGACGTTCGCTTTCCGAAAATAGCATCTGCTTCATCAAAAAATAAGATCCAGTTTTTATTTTCGGCTTTATCGAATAATTTAGCCAATTGTTTTTCCGTTTCTCCGATATATTTTGAGACCAACATAGAAACATCAACCCTGAAAACAGGACGCTCCGTATATTTTCCTAAAAGACTCGCTGCAAGAGTTTTTCCGGTTCCCGGTTCTCCGTAAAATAACACTCTGAAACCCGGTTTGAGTTTTTTCTGCATGTTCCAATCTTCCATCAAGATTTGGCTGCTGTTGTACCAGTCTTCAATAGTTTGAAGTTCGTTTAACGTGATTTGAGGAAGTATTAAATCATTCCACGATCTATCGGTATGTAATAATTCTGCCGGGAAATCGTTGCTCATTTTTGGCAATAATTCTACTCCGAATATTAAAGTATTAAAAGCTTCCTGATGAACATTTAACTGGCTATTTATTGGCGTATGCTCATGAGCTGAACTTGAAAATGCAATAAGTTCTTCTTTAATTAAAACTGATTTTGGACTGAAATAATCCAGCACTTTCAATCGTTCTGAAATATTCTCTCCCCCTAAAATATATTGAACAGCCTGAATGGTAGGATTAAAAAGTCTGCCATTATCATTGCTCGAACAATAATCAAACAGTGTACTATTTGGAAATTCTAAAAAAATGCGTTTCAGCAATGACGGATCTAATCGCGGTAATAAAGCCATTAAAAGAATCACAACTTCCTGGTGTGTAAGCGCTTTCGCTGAAATATAATCTCCTAATTGAAAGCCTTCATGGTCGTTAGCTTTAAATTCGGGCGCTTCGGTATTAAAATCTTCTGAAGCATTATTGATACGCCATGTAATAACCTCTTCTAAATGAGTAAATAATTTTTGTATTTGTTCTGGTTCCATTGGTTTTTTAGTCTTTTTAATTTTTTAAAATTTACTCTTCTTCATCTCTTTAAATAAATTCTTTATCTTGGCTTTCTCTTTAATGCGTTGGTTAATCCTGTTTTGACCTTTTTAATTTTTAAAAACATTTACTAATTAGCCACTAAAAGTAAATGCAATTCATATTAGAAAGTCTTACCTAAACTGCCGAAACAGTCTTTTTAGAAAGTCTTTCACTTACTGGAATTCCTACTTTTTAAAGAATAAATCTTCCGTTTTCACGAAATCATTCTTTACTCTTGAAAGAAAATAATAGATCTTAAAAACTAAATCTATCATTCTGCTTCCTGGATGAAATTCTGGTGATCGTGCATCAGAAAATTCCAATATTTCAAAAGCAAAAGGCTTCCCGTTATAGAGCATCTTACTTAATTGAGGTATTTTATTGATGTTTCCACATTATTTGTGGTTTTCTTCAATAAACCTCAACCGAAAAGTTGCTCACCTATGAATAAAAATAACTTTTGTAACATCTCATTTTTCATTGTTTTTTTGTTGTTTTATTTTTGATAAAAAAAATTTACTCTTCTTTATTTGTGAATAAAAATAATCTTCACTTGAAAAGTATTTCACATTCCAGACTCTTACCTAAAATGTCAAAACATTTGTTTTGAAAATCTTGTACGATTGAGATTATATTTTTTATGAATTAATGATATAGTTGATTAAATCATCCTCATCTCGAGATCCTAAAATAATTTTTATATTAACCGGTTGTGATCTCAATTTTGTTCCATTAACATCAATTTCCAACAACATTTGAATAAGAGAATATGGTTTTCTATGATGTGTTGAATATTTAAACGAACCAGGTCTGGTAAATGTTCCTGATGGAGAAAACTCTTTGTAATCTACATTTGGTTTGAAATAATTAATAGGATTAAGGTCTATAACCATTTCATTAGACGTTACAGGATATTCAGATTGTCTGCCCCAAGATTCTGCATCCAAAGGAAGCTCCTGATAAAATCCTGCGCTTTTTTCATAACCGCTTTTAAGTGTTTTTTGTTGTTTGTAACGTTTTATGATAATCTTAGGTTGATATTTATCTATATCTAATTCAGTTAATAATTTTACGTTTAAACATTTATAAACAACATTTCTACTTAAAACATGTACATATTTATCTATTTGTTTTGGTTCTTTTTCTTCTAGATCTTCGATGTTTATATGTCCTCTGCCTGATTTTTCGATATCTTCAGCTATATAGAAATGATAAAATTTTTTCTTATTATTTCCTGACGCTTTTACATCCAATCCGAAATTAAATTCATTTAAGTGCACATAATTATCGATGAATCTGCCAAATTGAGTTTGTGTAGGGTATTTACCTGTTTCAAAATAGGTTTTCAGCTCCTCTCTTTGCGTGAATTTATTTTTTTCTCCCATGACATTTTTAATTTTTTTTATGATTTATGTTTTTAATATGCTTGTTTTCCGGAGCTAATTTCTTTATGATTTAAAGTTCAAAATTCATCTATTTTTTGTTCTTATTGAAGTTTTTCGGCCTCACTATTCAGTAGTTGCAGTAACTCTTATTCTTTTAATAATTAAACAATTTTTGATTTGATTCCACAGTTAATCTTCTTTATCCTTTCTGATAAATTTTTGTTTTCTGCTTTCTCTAAAAGCAGTAATTAAACATTTTTAATGTTTTAAAATCTTTGAAAATTGTATTTAGTTTATCACTGAAAAGAGTAATCCTTAATCGAAAGCAGTTGTTGTTAATGTACCATCATCTGCTACTGTGACTCTAAATCTATTACCAATAGGCGAAGTAAGTATAATACCTTTTGTAGAATCTGTAATTTCAATATCTTCAGTTCTTGTGAAGGAAGCATCAACGTAAGCTTTATCGACTAATGTTCTCTCAGTGAACTCTGGACGTTGAGAATAATCTTCAAGATAGTTTAATCCACCTTTTTCAATAGTAATTCCCGTACCGTAACCTGATGAATCAAAAACTCTTTGCATGCTTAAATATTCAGGGTAAGTTACTATACTAGAACTTTCACCAGTCTCTTTGTTTATTAAATATGTAGAAAATTGAGAATTTGGATCAATTGTTATGATATTACTTTCATCTGCATTATAAGCAGTATTATCTTTATCGAGAACTTTTTGTAATGTAGGTGTAGTTGCGTTTAAGCCAGTTTTATCAATCCAACCAAATTCACCATTTTCATTTCCTACATATACTTTAGTAAAGTCTGTATTATTTGTTGCATCTGTAATATAAGTAGGATGTATACTAAGTTTACCTCCTATTTTCAAACTTCTATCAACAAAGTCTCCACTAATTAAAGGAAGCGTTAAATCATGTCTTGATGTATCAACTTGAGAATGAATTACCAACTTATTATCTTGATTGCCTCCAAAAGGAGCATTAGCACCAATCACAACATTATTATTACCTAACACACCACTAGCATGGGTCGTATTACCGGAATTGTAACCTATAAATGTATTCAAATTCCACTCACTTGCGTTGCTGACTGCACCTAAATTATAACCTGCAAAAGAACCTACTAACGTATTTTTATTACCTCTTCTTATTTTATTACCTGAAAGACCACCAGCATACAAATTGTTATGACCATTTGTTTGGGAAAAACCAGTATTGTTTCCTAATCCTACATTTACATTGCCATCTACCAACGGAAAAAAAGAAGCATAACCTATTGCTGTGTTTGCTCCCCCAGTTGTTACTTTATTAAGTGCAAAATTACCAAATGCAGCATTGTAAAATCCGGTTGTTAGATTTGCCAAAGTCTGATTAGCTATTCCTGCATTTTCATATCCTGAAGTTTGTTTAGAAAGAACATTATAACCAATAGCTGTATTATATTTACCTGTTGCTGTTGTTGATTTCCCGGTTGTGAATAAATAAGACTCTGTCGGTATATCGTAGCATAATTTTGCATTATCATGAAACTTTATTTCCTTATTTGCAATATTTCCTCTACTCATTACATCTGATAATGTATCATTTCCACTTACATCAGGTAATTGAGAAGCTGGAACTTTGCCATCGATCAGATCTGCTTTTTTAGAAAAGTCATAATCAATTTTATCTGCAGCGAGCTTTTCTTCTTTATGCCAATAAGAGTCTTGCCATTCCCAGAACTCTTTCTGTGTAGGTCTATCTCCATTTTCGAATAATTTTTTTAATTCTTCTTTTGATTTCATATTGTAATTTATTTTGTTTTTAAGGAGGAAATTTTGAAAATTTAATTAGCTTAATTACTGAAAAATAAACCTTAACCGAAAGGTTATCCACATTGGAGAGCCTTACCAAAACGACCGAAGTTGTTTTTCTTGAAAGTCTTTCCCTAACTGGAGTTCCTACTTTTTTAAAGAATCAACTCTCTGTTTTCACAGAATTCTTTTTCTGCTCTTAAAAAAGAAATAACAGTTCAGCCATGCCTTATCATTCTGTTCTTGGACGAAATTGTAATGCTCACACATCAGAAAATTCCAATATTTCAAGAGTAAAAGGTTTCCCTTTAAAGGACATCCTACTCGATTGAGATTATATTTTTAGTAATTATTATATAATTGAATTGCTTTTTGGAATGCAATTGTTACCTATCATTGAAAGTTCAAAATTCATCATTTTTTTGCTCTTATAAAAGTTTTTCGCCCCTCCTATCCTGTAGTTGCAGTACCTCTTATTTTTCTTGATTATAAACAAAAATTTCAATATTTCCGAAGTGTCCTACCATATCAACAGGAATAGACTCGTCTTTTTGGATCATAAAAACATTTAGCCCAACAACATGATCATCCAGCCTTAAAGACATACAATCTACGGGAGATGATCTCCTAAATGGAATATTAATTTTGCTGTTAATCCAAACTTTGCCTTCAGGAAAAGCTTTTTCCAGCACCCCGGTATAAAATCCGGTTTCTTCGCGTCTCCAGTAAATATCTCCAATCGTGTTTTCTAATACAATAAACTGAGGTTCAAAAGATTTTTCATCTATACGCAA encodes the following:
- a CDS encoding ATP-binding protein, with translation MEPEQIQKLFTHLEEVITWRINNASEDFNTEAPEFKANDHEGFQLGDYISAKALTHQEVVILLMALLPRLDPSLLKRIFLEFPNSTLFDYCSSNDNGRLFNPTIQAVQYILGGENISERLKVLDYFSPKSVLIKEELIAFSSSAHEHTPINSQLNVHQEAFNTLIFGVELLPKMSNDFPAELLHTDRSWNDLILPQITLNELQTIEDWYNSSQILMEDWNMQKKLKPGFRVLFYGEPGTGKTLAASLLGKYTERPVFRVDVSMLVSKYIGETEKQLAKLFDKAENKNWILFFDEADAIFGKRTSVKDAHDKYANQEVSYLLQRIETFSGLIILASNFKNNMDKAFTRRFHSCIKFNNPKHEERLRIWQQNLPEQLQLEEINLNQIAKRYELTGSNIMNVIQDVSLKTIASKAPDYKVSVEMLLESIKKEYVKEDKIFT